ATGCACCACAGCTCGCTGCTGCACGTGGTCTAGTGGACCAAAGTCATTGCGAACcctaaaaatgtgtaaataaggCCCAGGTTTCAATATACCAGAGTTATCTTTCAGTGAATGaaatcagtgcagctttaaaatgacaaaaacaatgaattttgaagaatttcaaacatttttaaaataatctgcCGATAAAGTCTTTGCTGGGGAAATACAGATCAGAGCCAATACACCGTGTGCGTGACGCAGACCTGCCTCACCTTCaccaaacacagaggaaatccATTAGAGCCTCACTGTACCTGCACGAGTGTTTGTTTAAATATGACCCAGTCTGACCGGGGCTGATTTAGAGATACAGACGCTCCTGTTATTCACCGTACGCGCTGCTCGCTGCGACGTCTGATCATTAAATTAGAGTCCAGCTATTGATCTGCCATTTAGGCAGAGAGTCAATATCTAGTAGCATCTATGAACACAGTTCTACAGCATTACATTCTCTCGTAGCGTGTCCTCAATTGAATTCTACAAGGACGAAGATACAAGCGGGAAAAGGTTGCAGAAATACTGGAAACATCCAAAGTGATCTGTGGAAAACAGACGGAGATGAATACACTCTGAGAGGAGATATGTGGAGTCATGgtccagacagaaaacaaaccaaaacaaacacaaattaaaatcaCCTTCACATTCTGTTATTCGTACACATGCAGCAGGGGAAATAGCCCTTGTcgtgggagggagaggaagtgcAACACGAGGGAAATATGAGAGGGGAAATTAACTCTGAGAGCAGGTTATCTTCTCACATtttacccccccaccccccccccacctctatGGTGTCAGACGCAAGatagagaaaaggaaaacattaaaataataatataaaacacaggCGTAATGGAACAGGGATGTCCACTTCTCAGGAATCATTAAAATCATCAGTCAGTCATTAAAACAGCAGgtaaagagcagaaaaaacagTCAACAACAGCGATTAAAAAGCATCTGAGCCGACACAAAGAACCcagatttgttttgtctttttctttctttcttttttttttttaaaggagccTTCTCCTCAAAATAAAAGCTACAGTATTATTGCAGATTTCAGCGCTCAGTCGACAGCCGCGGTGCTGGGTTGTGTGGTGGAAAGTACTGTAACTCGTACCGATCACGTGCTGCGGTCACtggggagggaggtggaggtggtcgTGGTGGTGCAGGGGGAGCATGGCGTGACGAGGCGTGAAGAAAAACGACCACGGATTGTCAGCAAGCACTTAAAAAGTCCTACGTCTGTGTGGGTTTGTGATTTAGTTTCGCCCTCCGGTGGAAGCTCAGCGTAACAACAGTTTTTGGgctacaaacaaataaacaaaccgCCAAattacacttcttttttttttccttcttcttcttctttacatTTTCGTGCCTGCAGAACCTGGAGGAGGGGCGGCATCACCACTATGGCACACGTGCGTCGTCATTGGCATGTAGAGGAGCAAAGTATGACGGACCTGTAAATGTTGTTTATATGATGTTaatataaagatggacgacaccCTCCAAACTCCTCGTGCCTCCTTTTACTCCTTTTGTTGATCATTTTTCCTCTTAATCAATTTATTAATCTCATTACTATTGTTGCTGTGatgatttatgtgtttgttttgaggTTTCGTGACCGgagtcaggtgaggaggaggaggatgaatgtTTGCTCATGTTTAGATAAACATCTCTTTTGGTCTGTGCTGCTTGTACTGAACTGTCTGACTGCACTCAGTAAAGAGATTGGGGGGGaaaataaagatggacgacatgacAGCTCCCCGGAAACATCTAGCAGCTGCAGAATAGATCATAAAACCCGTCCCCTCTGTGTGAGCGGTTGAATAAATTCTCTCCTCTTATGACGTCATAAGGTGACATGAAGATGCCAAAAGTGAGACCGAAGCGCACAGATTGTTCTGCTCACCTGaaatgaaacagctgcagcaacaatgTTTGGtatgagaaaaaaagtgaagtgTTTCTTGGAACATTAAACTTTATGTAGTAGGACCTCTCGATCACAGCATGAGCTTCATAATGAGCAGAATACGGGACCTTTAATCAGTTATTTGATGCTACTGTGGAACAAGCTGGATGTCTGCCAACACTGTCACTGATTTCAATCTGCAACTTATTTTTTGTACTAATTTTGTGTTGTGTATTGAATGAAAGTTTGTTATTTGCTTGTTtccttcttgtgtttttattgtttttaacatgtttttcagTCTTATTTTTCTATGTTCCTGTTAAGCTCTTTGATTTGCCTTCTGTCTGAATCGTGCCATGTAAATAAACTTGCATCCCGTATAAAAAAAAGGGGCTAAAACATCATAATTGACAGAATTTAACACCCGGTCGGGTCGAGCAGGTATATTTGGAGCCGCAGTAAGATGGCAGCCCCTGTGTCTGGGATATTTTGGCttcgttttttcttttttgtacagtgggaggaagaggagacgtGTCGTCCATCTTTAAAATCAGCGTGTGGTTTGGATGTACAAACAtttatgtgtcagtgtggtgggCGTTAATATGTACACACGTCATTGTGCTTCTCAGGTGCAGTCTGATGCTGCAGGACGTTCCTGTGTTTGATCGGCTGATCCATGATCCCACcggcgtgtgcgtgtgtgtggtattttagtgtgtgtctctctggtttccagtgttcagtgtgttaatgtCGCTTCTACAGAGTTATAACAGTGCCGTCCTCCTCCAGACTCCGCCTCTCCATTACTCTGTCCGGCGAAGGCGTGGTCGAAGTGGCGTTGGTGTTGTTTAGCGATCCGTTGCTGCCACTGGCGGGCACGGTCCCGTTGGCGTTGATGGGGAGGGCAAAGGTGGAGGCGGAGGCGGTGGCTGTGCGGAGGTTGAGGTGCGGCTCGTAGCGAGGCAGCGAGGGCATGCTGTAGTTGGAGGGGGCACGTCTGATGGGCTCAGCCTCGCCGCCCGCCTCGATAACCAGGTCCTCGTCGTCCTCGTCGCTCTCCAGCTCTCCGACGGGGAAGTTCTGGATGATGTGCGACGGCATGGAGGCCACGGCACCGACCCCACTGTGCGATGAGTAGCCATAGTAGCTGGCACCGCTGTCCGACGAGCGTCCCGAGCTACCAGATGCCGCACCgccgcctcctccacctcctcctccactgcgAACAACATTGTTCCGCTGGTTGGCGGGCTTGACGGTGATGATGAGGTTGTGGCTGTTGGCGATCATCATGTCCGTCACCTGGTCCAGAGACTTTCCAGCCACCTCAATGCCGTTAACCTCCAGCACCTCGTCATTAACCGCCAGCAGGCCGGTGCTCTCCGCCAGCCCCCCGGGCACCATGCGGGAGATAAATATCCCCGGGACCTTCTCCAGGCCCTGCGGGGTGACCCGCACGCTGGAGCCATCGCGGATGTAGAAGCCCAGCGGTTTCTCCTGGCCGTGCTTGTACAGGCGAACACGTCGGTGCGTCTCGGGGAGGATGTCCACATCGATGATGGAGGAGACGGGGCGGAAGTCCTTCGGGAGGCTGATGATCACCGGCGGTTTTTTCCTGTTGGTGTCGGGCCGCAGAAGAACCGCCGAAAGCACCGTGTTCTTCTTCCTGGTGAGCGAGTCGGTGCCAAAGGTCGCGTAGTCGGCTTcctctgcaaaataaaagacagggGAAGTAGAAATGTTGAAGcgcagaagaggaagagagggcgAAGATGtggcacagagacaaaaaggggaaaaggtgtcagacagaaagggaagagagacacaaagaggacGTGCGTTAACAAAAGCTGGTTAATTCTCCACTAACGCTGCACGGGGATCATTACAGTCGTTATTCAGGCCGACGCTCTGTTGCATCATGTAGTTTCAGGAGAATGAATAACGCTTTGCAGCGGAGCAGCTCTCAGCCCGAGGCATCCCTGCAGGGCGtctctgctgaacacacacaagacactaATCCCCACAACTCCCCTCAGGTCGTACTGAtgcaaaaaaaggaaaatgccacACCTGCCAAGCGGGCACTCAGtccaacacacactccttcaTCAGCACTCTTTGACGTGCTGCCACCAGCCTTTGTGGGTGGCAGCAGGTGCATATGGTGGGCAGAGATGCTGCGTTATAGATTTAATGAGCATATGGTGGGTGTCAGACTGTCCGTGTGAATCATCACTTCTTAGCCGGAGATACAAAATTCAAGAAATGCATCAAGTCACCGAATGAAGTCTCTATCACAAGCTGCTGAATGGACGAGATGTGGCGTGATTGTTGGGGAGCTTTAAAAGAGCAgaggctttatgctaagctaagctgaaTGTAGTTTCACATTGAACACACTGACACCAATATTCTCATTTAAGTGAAGCACATGTGAAACGTTatggttttcttttaattgcaGATACCGTGATTACATAATTCACAGTTTAATTATcttgtctatttgtgtgtgtaaatgcacgTAAAGCTCAATTAAAATATTCAATCTACTCCTTTAAAGATTCTTTTGGCATGCCTGTTTCAGATAAGAGACGGAGTAGGTCTGACGTGCCAAAAAGGTCACATTCGAGCCAAAAATATAACAAGTCATATTTCGGCTGCATGAGTCACCAGGATGCCGTGAAATCctgccctttttctttttctttttatgcacATACTAAAGAACGAGGGCTGGCCAGGTGAGGGAGGGGAAAACTGGACCTTTGATCTGTAATAGTTAACCAGCATAATACAGGCAGCTAAACATTAACATATTTGAGactttcattttgtctgttttgtctctcagtccGATTTTGTCTATTTCTGGTGTTATTTTTAACAGCTGTCTTTTGATTTGTGTCCTCAGCTTTTTCACCTGTTCCACATTCGCCACTTTGTGCCGTTTTTGCAGCACTTTGTAAACTCTGTTTTTAGATGAAAGCGCTCTAAAAATAAAGCACTGGCAATCTTACAATGAATACCTCTCCCCTCGCTGTTTGTCACTccctcagagtgtgtgtgtgtgtgtgtgtgtgtgtgtgtgtgtgtgtgtgtgtgtgagtaatcTGGGAAAATATCCATTCAGGTGGCTGATAAAGATTCCAGCTCTCAGGTTCAGGTACGCACCCCACCACTCCCCTCTCCATccctaaaaccaaaacaaaggatCAACTGTCCCGAGAAAGAGCGCCAGGCTCGCGTTTCAGTTCCCATGAGGCACGAGTCTAGTGTATACACACTTACTCTATATCTCTGCCAGCCCTGACCTTATGGACAAACTCCAcgtgagagaaaagaaaagacagaaacgaCAGAGTGTGGGAGGTGAAAACGCTGAAACGTTAGTTCCATCATCAGCTCTGTTCCTGTTTGGACTGGTCCTCCTACACGCCTAACCTTTGGTGTGCATGTAAACGCCACCATAAAGAGGAGCCTTATGCAAAAAGAGGCGTACAGGTGGGACAGGTCAGGTTGTTCCCGCTGGGCAGTGATGCACAAGAGGAGGCGACGCTTCACATCTCATTTCACTCTTTCTGGACCTCTTTTCATCTAAAccatccctctccatctccagcaTATGAAAGAGCAGAGCTGACAATGGAGTTGTAGTTGAGGAGAGAGAATAGGACAGTCCCTcagggccacacacacagacacacacacaccaacacacacacacacacacacacacacacacacacacacacacacacacacacggcagagATGCAAATGGTATTAGCATGCAGCTTCCTGACCACAGCATGTGTGAGCCAGcacacacaaatcaaaacaTATGCGGGCATGCACAAGCAGGCAttaatttaaacacacacacacacacacacacacacacacacacacacacacacacacacacacacacacacacacacacacacacacacacacacacacacacacacacacacacacacacacacacacacacgcctatATGAGGGGTTCGTCTCTGGTTAGTGGTGATGTCTGAGCACTaatgaacagcagcacagagaaaccCAACACCCTGACGAACCATAGCTACATTACAGCTCATTAGAGCACAGAAGCAAAGCTCTCAGTCTAATTGGCTACCAAGGcctacaggcacacacacacacacacacacacacacacatttacacacggTGCTCCAGAATAATactctaaataataataatacactaaAAATACAACAGATAATCTAACTTTCTGtctttaaaataaacactgtaCGGCTGGTGAGCAGCAACGATCAGACTTTCTCCtcaaaaaaagggaaattatTACACCACTAATGTAGAAAAAAGGTGATCACATGTTTGGGAAAATCAATCTTATGCTGCGTAACGTGTTACAAACAAAGCTGAGCTTATTTACTTATAGCTTTATTTATAGCTTATTTACCAacactaacaaaaaaaatgcagcttgGCAGAAAGTGGCAGCCTGAGCGTCActcagctagctagctaacattagcttctGCGCATTGCTACTACATTGTGTTTACTAGCCGTGACCCATGACATTGACGTCGGAGTGCTTGAGCAacactttgtgttttgtatcCCGTCGGATGTGAAACATGGTCAAAATCTCCCCTTCTGCTCCCGAGTGATGGCGCTGAGAAgagtttttaatcaaattatgtgttttttggaCATTAAACCATAAAAACTAAGCCTGAActtgaaaaagagcagaatcTATGACCTTTAAGCCATACAGAGTCTCCGCAGTGCTCCTTTAACAACCGCAGATTAACTCCCTGTGGCCTTTGCCAAAGCTGGACAATAACCAGATAACAGAGAACACACCTGAAGTGTATAAGCACAGACCCTGAACAAAATCATAATCTCCGGCCAAGCACCGGCACAGGTTTGGTATTCCAGCTATGCGGCAGCTGCTGTGATTTCCCACACTTTGAATGGAGTCAGTGAGGGGCAAAGGAAGCgaagcagtggaggagaaaatgaCAACCCAACAACGCATCGTCACacgtgaggacacacacagtgatgcctagtctcacacacacacacacacacacacacacacacacacacacacagacactaatgcATCTCTATCCTGCCTCTGAAGGGACTAGGACGGCTCTGCCTAAGGAGAGGAAACCACTTGTGTGAACCAGCGTGCGTCACTTGAACACATCATCTTGCTCGCTGCTCTATTCTTCAGACTCCCTCAGCTTTGGGCTTTAAAAGAGTGGATGCTAACGGCTCAGAATAAGTGGGACGTGCAGGCACTGGGAGCACGCCACGGCTACTGACACCATTATCTCCATCCCTGACACCAACTGCTTACCCCGACTGAAGAATACTACAGGAAATGTATTACACAAGTGCACATCTGTAGAGGATATTAACACACTTCCTCCTGCAGGTGCAGCCAGTCAGACACATTAGCACTGATGATGAAGCAGGACGTCGAGGCTCTGGATGAACGCTGACGACGACAGCAACGACCTGCTGCTTCGCTGTGCTTCTACCTGGAGCTGCGTCAGGGAAATATGATACTGCGTCCAGGTGACACTACACAGTCAGGAAGGAGCTACAGCACAGTGACAAGTatcactgctgctactactgatgatagtactactgatactattactacaactactacaacaacaactaatgatactactactactgatagtactaatgatactactactactactaatagtactaatgatactactactactactgacagtactaatgatactactactactactgatagtactaatgatactactactactactgacagtactaatgatactactactactactgatagtactaatgatactactactactactactgacagtactaatgatactactactgatagtactaatgatactactactactactgacagtactaatgatactactactactactgacagtactaatgatactactactgacagtactaatgatactactactactactgacagtactaatgatactactactactactgatagtactaatgatactactactactactgacagtactaatgatactactactactactgatagtactaatgatactactactactactgatagtactaatgatactactactactgacagtactaatgatacttctactactactgatagtactaatgatactactactactgacagtactaatgatactactactactgatagtactaatgatactactactactgatagtactaatgatactactactactactgatagtactaatgatactactactactaatagtactaatgatactactactactgacagtactaatgatactactactactgatagtactaatgatactactactactgatagtactaatgatactactactactactgatagtactaatgatactactactactgatagtactaatgatactactactactactgatagtactaatgatactactactactaatagtactaatgatactactactactactaatagtactaatgatactactactactactactgacagtactaatgatactactgctgctgctgctgctgctgatactgCTTTTAATACTACTAGTgatactactgctgctactaaaactactactactgctttTCTTCTActgctacaactactactactactactactaataagaCAACCACCACCACTATTATAAAACTGcctgtgattggtcagtcacaacctagtcccgccctaaagcataccccacgtgggaccataatttactaaatgaacgtcctgctgtgttgaagaagactgtaaactagcgactgagaccataaatatataaataaatattcaatgTAGCGTCCCTGCGTCCACAGCATTGTCTATGTtactattttaaattcatttaaataaaacagagcACAGTGCTGGTAATTTTTTTAGAGTTTTCATAATAAAACTTGGAATgatttcagcacattttaacaatacagtgATCATACTGATAACTGGAATAACGTCTCGTGCTAAGAGCAGAGCACCCGTCTTTATGATAAGTGTGATGAAACCAGACTTCAGTATCCAAACACAACAGTCTGTCCAGGATCCGagttaagaaaaacacaaagccaaGCAGCTGAAGGTTGTGGTGTTCTGGAAACAGTCAGGTTTGTTGATGACAAGTCTGGACGTTCACCGCACAGCCGGTGCCACGGCGTTCCAGACACAGAACGATACAAGAGGCGGAGGAGAGGACGtgggtggggaggggaggggagggaaaagCGTACGTGAGTGTGTCAGCGTGAACTCGTGTCGACGCTGATGAGAAAAACCAGGGTCggtgtaaaacaaaaagatgtgaaacaggcggcagagagacagaaatacaggaaaagggagagggagagaggagggaaggagggaaggagggagggaggaggtgataaaaaaactttcaaaattCCCGGAGGGTTACTATTCCTGGTTCGGTGAGCACACCTCCCTGACACAGCCCAGATAAAAGTGCCTTAATGCTGCTGATAAGACGGGGAAAGAAATGGAAGGAGGGAGGTCAAAGGGAGAGCGCTGAGAGGAAAGGACGGAGCAGGGAcggcaaacacagaaaaaaaaaagaaaaaactgataGGAGAAGAGATGTTTGAGGAAAGCGGGATGCTAAATGTGGAACCGGCAAAGCTTAGACGTGTAGTCCAGCTGACAATTTGAGGAATTACTTGTGAAAATCCCCCCCCACCatcaaaaaaaaagtcatgaacATTAGCCTGCTTCTTGGCCTCCTCGTATAATCTCACTCATGAATTCTCCATTAGACTCATCAGTCCTGCTTTATTACCGTCCTGATATCAGCCATTTatcaaaaaagaagaaggggagGGGCAGTAATGTAGCAGCAGTATGCAGCGTACGATTAACACAGCTCACCACCGGGCTTGATGCAGAGTTTTATTTGCCAGTCTGCACTCATGTACAGCActtttctgtgagtgtgtgtgtgtttgcgtccGAGCGCTGCATTATGAAGCAATTCCATcaattttttttgtgctgaCATAGAGGACTCTCTGCCTCCTGCaatgcctcctcctcctcctcctcctcctcctcctcctcctcttcgtgcCCTTCActcaatcttttttttctccctgcgTCTCCACCTCCATCTGTCCCTCCTGGTCTCCCTCTCTGACCTCTAAGTGCTGTGATGGAAATGGAGCGCAGGAGACGTTAACACCTGCTCTGTCTAGGACGGGACACGGACTGGATCTGATGAGGGGCCGAAACAGGCTGCTAGGAGCCACGTGGactggacaggtggaggagggacTATAGCTGGTGCTTGAGCTTGGCCTTGGCCTGGTGTTGAGGGTAGCTGGGGATGAGCTTGGGATGGGACAGGGGTGGGATGTGGGCTTCAGTGCGGGGTTACAGGAAGGAGGCTGAGTCTGGGTGGAGGTGGCTGATAAAGGGAGCTTCCTTCGCAGCCCTGCTATACGTAGCCTCCAGGAGGAGACGGCAGAGGGAGGGCTAGACGTTGGGGAGGACagaagagggggagaagagGGGAGCCTCACATGCCTGTCGCTCATACGTCTGAATAGGAACTTTACTGGGGAGGGACCGGGGGAGGACTCTGTGCTTCTGGGTTTGTCCTGCCTTCAGCATCAGGCTCTGGAAGACAACGCAGCCAACCTGCAGTTAGATCTGGTGGGTGTTATTTGATTTCTGCCAAGGTGAACCTTTTGCCAACCTCATCATAGTGAAAGCAACGAAAGACTTTACAGCATTGATACGCTATGATTGGCCAAGCCTGCGCTTGAGAGGCGGGACTTAGCAGAGACTCAGTTAGGATCATAGTCTATAAAAACAGGTGGACGtggcttccaggtctgaaaagtgaatcCAGTGCAAGAAATCGTAATCCTGCGTTCTTTCTATTGGCCAGCAGGGCCT
This sequence is a window from Pempheris klunzingeri isolate RE-2024b chromosome 11, fPemKlu1.hap1, whole genome shotgun sequence. Protein-coding genes within it:
- the pard6b gene encoding partitioning defective 6 homolog beta translates to MNKNHRVPSSRSLSAVEVKSKFGAEFRRFSLDRSKPGRFDEFYGLLQHVHRIPNVELLVGYADVHGDLLPINNDDNYHKAISTASPLLRLFLQRKEEADYATFGTDSLTRKKNTVLSAVLLRPDTNRKKPPVIISLPKDFRPVSSIIDVDILPETHRRVRLYKHGQEKPLGFYIRDGSSVRVTPQGLEKVPGIFISRMVPGGLAESTGLLAVNDEVLEVNGIEVAGKSLDQVTDMMIANSHNLIITVKPANQRNNVVRSGGGGGGGGGAASGSSGRSSDSGASYYGYSSHSGVGAVASMPSHIIQNFPVGELESDEDDEDLVIEAGGEAEPIRRAPSNYSMPSLPRYEPHLNLRTATASASTFALPINANGTVPASGSNGSLNNTNATSTTPSPDRVMERRSLEEDGTVITL